A DNA window from Luteolibacter luteus contains the following coding sequences:
- a CDS encoding DUF2971 domain-containing protein: MPAPTEIDGDGFSKRPLSRYMPLARFQSMLSEGLYVAPVWKFEDIWEGLLGVQLRERMREEKGTRYAYGRSDYEDVLRWVHVSCWYDGVKENAVMWRGYGGAGDAVMIESSAAKLERLYRESPEFYVAHMDAVTYHPPGDEPRWTKLPSLIARYDMKRPDPLPDKPDPVTLLPELFLKYDHYEGEKEFRLVTLNKRYRDPGEEPGAYRLRFDRSTRFIDRVRVSPRATEEYFQKVREMCFEFDPDLRVERSEIGVR; encoded by the coding sequence ATGCCTGCCCCGACCGAGATAGACGGTGATGGATTTTCCAAGAGACCGTTGAGCCGCTACATGCCGCTGGCGAGGTTTCAGTCGATGCTCAGCGAGGGACTTTATGTGGCGCCAGTTTGGAAATTCGAGGATATCTGGGAGGGATTGTTAGGGGTGCAGCTCCGGGAGCGGATGCGGGAGGAGAAGGGGACGCGCTATGCCTACGGCCGCTCCGACTATGAAGATGTCTTGAGGTGGGTGCATGTGAGCTGCTGGTACGATGGGGTGAAGGAGAACGCGGTGATGTGGAGAGGCTACGGTGGTGCGGGGGATGCGGTGATGATCGAGTCGAGCGCGGCGAAGCTTGAGCGGCTGTATCGGGAAAGCCCGGAGTTCTACGTCGCTCACATGGACGCGGTGACCTATCATCCACCTGGCGATGAGCCGCGCTGGACCAAGTTGCCTTCGCTCATCGCGCGCTACGACATGAAGCGGCCGGACCCTCTGCCCGATAAACCGGATCCCGTCACTTTACTCCCCGAGCTGTTCCTGAAGTACGACCACTATGAAGGAGAGAAGGAGTTCCGGCTTGTCACCTTGAACAAGAGGTATCGTGACCCCGGGGAGGAGCCCGGGGCGTATCGGTTACGCTTTGACCGGTCCACGCGATTCATCGATCGCGTGAGGGTTTCCCCGCGGGCGACCGAGGAGTATTTTCAGAAGGTGCGTGAGATGTGTTTTGAATTTGATCCCGACTTGCGGGTGGAGCGGTCGGAGATCGGGGTGAGGTGA
- a CDS encoding NPCBM/NEW2 domain-containing protein: protein MIIRIFLLSVLVAPLTTNAEDLAVDSLPLRTLSSGWGKPQPGKSISGGTLKVAGKTYDRGIGTHAPSSLLLSLDGKADKFEAMVGIDDYAAADRASVEFKLIGDGKELWASGILKGGRPAVKCEADLSGVRSLQLVVTDGGNGTDSDHANWLTPVISYQGTPPVEWAPPSPVEDPGAPPNVGLVRTPGSGVLTYDGHPLLTLPQGATISAAEEKGARDTLTQTLKLKLPAGATLAVRGSREALAAETRGPAQQAFPFIRTAHGDSSNLRNNAIYDRSSDWMLEAGPGTRIVVATDLDGTKRFTLTPADGGGTLTFRPRYFQKHRNLAHYQPWTYQVRKDSITGWCSWWAFMRDANEKNVEELLKVWEEKRFADYGYRFIQLDDAYQGRYDGQREHAKNHVMYQGGTPDTWLDWKDNFPSGLDGYSGKVRKAGFQPALWIGCFFSDNATARQHPDWFVQGADGLPFPSPWASYGVDTTNPEAADTLVRPTFRGLKDAGLSYLKIDQLRHMLYDNFHHNPQWFASKGIGPADLFRNYLRIAREELGRDTFILSCWGVLPESIGLADACRIGGDGYGPVTLQQYNSFNGLVWLNDPDHCDILPQKAAAEAGNVRETKEVAAVSNDTIIRPALASIAGAMLMLSDAPAVYRDEKNLVGLRKSSPVISSVPAQLYDFDPVKTDVLRDTERMAIQSGTSPSPIDGDQFGKVCPFWLNEFNTGFDRWNVLHRLNWSNDKMPPARVSFGDLGLDPAKTYIVHEFWSDTTLGITKDGFELPGLDAMGLQSYAIREAQDHPQLISTNRHLSQGAAEIEALGWDQSTLTLEGRSRIIAEDDYRLLIHIPTGFRALSATADRQTVPLESKGNRAMVTIKLPRTGSTAWTIRFEKAAP, encoded by the coding sequence ATGATCATTCGCATCTTCCTGCTTTCAGTCCTCGTCGCTCCGCTGACCACAAATGCTGAGGATCTCGCGGTCGATAGCCTGCCGCTCCGCACACTCTCCAGCGGATGGGGGAAGCCGCAGCCCGGCAAGTCGATCAGCGGAGGCACCCTGAAGGTGGCGGGAAAAACCTACGACCGCGGCATCGGCACCCACGCCCCGAGTTCCCTGCTCCTTTCATTGGATGGCAAGGCGGACAAGTTCGAGGCCATGGTCGGCATCGATGACTATGCGGCAGCGGACCGTGCGAGCGTGGAGTTCAAGCTCATCGGCGATGGCAAGGAGCTCTGGGCGAGCGGCATCCTGAAGGGAGGACGGCCCGCCGTGAAATGTGAGGCGGATCTCAGCGGCGTCCGCTCCCTGCAACTGGTCGTTACGGATGGTGGCAACGGTACCGACTCCGATCACGCGAATTGGCTCACACCCGTAATCAGCTATCAAGGCACTCCTCCCGTCGAATGGGCGCCGCCCTCACCCGTAGAGGATCCCGGTGCACCGCCAAATGTCGGGCTCGTACGAACACCCGGCAGCGGCGTGCTCACCTACGATGGCCATCCTCTGCTCACACTTCCGCAGGGTGCCACCATTTCAGCCGCGGAGGAGAAGGGCGCGCGCGATACTCTTACCCAGACGCTCAAGCTCAAGCTTCCCGCCGGAGCCACGCTCGCCGTCCGCGGCAGTCGCGAGGCCCTCGCTGCCGAGACACGCGGACCGGCGCAGCAGGCCTTCCCGTTCATCCGCACCGCACACGGCGACTCGTCGAACCTCCGGAACAACGCCATCTACGACCGCAGCTCCGATTGGATGCTCGAAGCCGGGCCGGGCACCAGGATCGTCGTCGCCACGGACCTCGATGGCACCAAGCGCTTCACGCTCACTCCGGCGGATGGCGGCGGCACCCTTACCTTCCGCCCGCGCTATTTCCAGAAGCATCGCAATCTCGCCCACTACCAGCCATGGACCTACCAGGTGCGGAAGGACTCCATCACCGGCTGGTGCAGTTGGTGGGCCTTCATGAGGGACGCCAATGAGAAAAACGTGGAAGAGCTTCTCAAGGTCTGGGAAGAAAAACGCTTCGCCGATTACGGCTATCGCTTCATCCAGCTCGATGATGCCTACCAGGGCCGCTACGACGGCCAGCGGGAGCACGCGAAGAATCACGTGATGTACCAGGGCGGCACGCCGGACACCTGGCTGGATTGGAAGGACAACTTCCCCTCCGGGCTGGATGGTTACTCGGGCAAGGTCCGCAAGGCAGGCTTCCAGCCGGCGCTGTGGATCGGCTGCTTCTTCTCCGACAATGCCACCGCGAGGCAGCATCCGGATTGGTTCGTCCAAGGCGCGGACGGGCTTCCCTTCCCCTCTCCATGGGCCAGCTACGGCGTGGACACCACGAATCCCGAAGCGGCGGATACGCTGGTCCGTCCCACCTTCCGCGGACTGAAGGATGCAGGCTTGTCCTACCTTAAGATCGATCAGCTGCGCCATATGCTCTATGATAACTTCCATCACAATCCGCAGTGGTTTGCATCGAAAGGCATCGGTCCCGCAGACCTCTTCCGGAACTACCTCCGCATCGCCCGGGAAGAGCTCGGCCGGGATACCTTCATCCTCTCCTGCTGGGGCGTCCTTCCCGAGTCCATCGGTCTCGCGGACGCCTGCCGCATCGGTGGCGATGGCTATGGCCCCGTCACCCTGCAGCAGTACAATTCCTTCAACGGCCTCGTCTGGCTGAACGATCCCGACCACTGCGATATCCTGCCTCAGAAGGCCGCCGCGGAGGCGGGCAATGTCCGCGAGACCAAGGAGGTCGCCGCCGTTTCCAATGACACCATCATCCGCCCTGCCTTGGCATCGATCGCAGGTGCCATGCTGATGCTCAGCGATGCCCCTGCGGTCTATCGCGATGAGAAAAACCTGGTCGGCCTGCGGAAATCCTCACCTGTCATCTCATCCGTGCCTGCCCAGCTCTATGACTTCGATCCCGTGAAGACCGACGTCCTCAGGGATACCGAGCGCATGGCCATCCAATCCGGCACCAGCCCCTCACCCATCGATGGTGATCAATTCGGCAAAGTCTGTCCCTTCTGGCTGAACGAATTCAATACGGGCTTCGATCGCTGGAACGTGCTTCACCGCCTGAACTGGTCGAATGACAAGATGCCTCCCGCCAGGGTGAGCTTCGGCGATCTCGGCCTCGATCCCGCGAAGACCTACATCGTGCACGAATTCTGGAGCGATACCACCTTGGGTATCACTAAGGATGGCTTCGAGCTTCCCGGTCTCGATGCCATGGGCCTGCAATCCTATGCCATCCGCGAGGCTCAGGATCACCCCCAGCTCATCTCCACCAACCGCCACCTCTCACAGGGAGCCGCGGAAATCGAAGCCCTCGGCTGGGATCAAAGTACCCTCACCCTTGAAGGTCGCAGCCGCATCATCGCGGAAGACGACTATCGCCTCCTCATTCACATCCCCACAGGCTTCCGCGCCCTCAGCGCCACGGCCGACCGGCAAACCGTTCCCCTCGAATCCAAGGGCAATCGTGCCATGGTCACCATCAAGCTCCCGCGAACCGGCTCCACGGCATGGACGATCCGATTCGAAAAAGCGGCGCCCTAG
- a CDS encoding CAP domain-containing protein — protein MKTPCFKTCSLALLASASLIGVGGAQQSFTPNAKELELYRIVRDDPQQQRTQVILDPRLCLAARKHAQDTQARKFFDHRNPSGVWSNERVLNEGYPLPSNYAPNTNYVESMAGSTNDTPAQAMTLWKSDVPHSNHLLGKTDFYRGQVVLGIGQAPKSGLSYATYVFISAPLPVGENGTLTAAAAAKLVVKSDAVGNLILSGPQPKSIIEVNRSTSLGTWTFDRVVVLDATGKISLGPKPAAKEFYRFGYYQP, from the coding sequence ATGAAAACCCCATGCTTCAAAACTTGCTCCCTCGCCTTGCTCGCGAGTGCAAGCCTCATCGGCGTCGGAGGGGCTCAACAGTCGTTCACCCCGAACGCCAAGGAACTCGAACTTTACCGGATCGTCCGCGACGATCCCCAGCAGCAGCGCACCCAGGTGATCCTCGATCCCCGACTCTGCCTTGCTGCACGAAAGCACGCCCAAGACACCCAAGCCCGCAAGTTCTTCGACCACCGCAATCCCAGCGGCGTGTGGTCGAACGAACGCGTGCTCAATGAAGGCTATCCCCTCCCTTCAAACTACGCACCGAATACCAACTACGTGGAGAGCATGGCCGGCTCCACCAATGATACCCCTGCCCAGGCCATGACCCTCTGGAAGAGCGATGTCCCCCACTCGAACCACCTCCTCGGGAAGACTGACTTCTATCGCGGGCAAGTCGTCCTCGGCATCGGACAGGCACCCAAGTCCGGCCTGTCCTATGCCACCTACGTCTTCATCTCCGCGCCTCTGCCGGTCGGCGAGAACGGAACACTCACTGCCGCCGCCGCGGCCAAGCTGGTCGTGAAGTCCGATGCCGTAGGCAACCTGATCCTCTCCGGCCCCCAGCCGAAATCCATCATCGAGGTGAATCGCTCCACCTCCCTCGGCACCTGGACCTTTGACCGCGTCGTGGTGCTCGATGCCACCGGCAAGATCTCCCTCGGACCGAAGCCTGCGGCGAAGGAGTTCTATCGCTTCGGCTACTACCAGCCCTGA